Within Pecten maximus chromosome 15, xPecMax1.1, whole genome shotgun sequence, the genomic segment TACGATCTAATTTAAAAGTCATATATGAGAGATAATAAGTCACTCCCTTACCATGTGAAATAATGATTACTCCCTAACCGGATGTAAATACATGCGCAGTAGAGTAATAAATAGCGTGATCTGGAACCTTGGTTGTTTTCGAAGAGAAGGACATTTGTACAAAACAATCGTGTATGATTTTATTACAGTAATACCTGTTGTAATGTTGTAATGTGCTCATATGTAATTCCGCAGTCCGTATACCAATACTACATAATATGTATCATGTCTGTAAATCCGTGATCCGTATATGTTTCTTGACATACttcctgtatgatgtagtttCTGGTCTTGCGCATTCTAATAAACATACTATGAAGATGGCAGTCGTAGTTTGAGTCCTACTTAATATATCGACGGCATTGAGCCCAAGACACAACATATGGCGACGAGGACGGTCGAATTCGGTAAGAATATACTAAAGGAACTTACCGTTATCTAGGAACACTGTTTATAATGTGCATTGTGAATAATTGACTGGGTTTTCGTCACTGACCGCAAACGCACGTGGTTGCTGCACTGTAAAGTCCTACGTTTTCACAACAATTGTAAACTGTAAAAATGGCCGGTCGAATTGGAAAAGTAGATGGTTTCGATGAAGCAATTGAGTCATGGAAATGCTATCAAGAACGCTTAGAGCAATTTTTTTTCTGCCAATAATGTAAAAGATGAAAAGAAGGTACCCGTTTTATTAAGCGTGATGGGACCCAAACCATACGCTGTGCTTCATGATTTGACGGCACCGGACCTTCCTGGCGGAAAAACATACGCTCAACTTGTTGAAATTCTCGGAGGGCACTTTGACCCACAACCCCTACAGATAGCAGAACGATTCAGATTTCATAAAAGGGATCAGAAGGAGGGGGAACCAATTCGGGAATTCAATGCGGCGATTCGTAAGCTGAGTGAACATTGCGGATTCGGAGCGGTATTAGAAGAAACCTTGAGGGATAGACTAGTATGTGGTCTAAGAAATGAACAAATACAAAGGAAACTTTTGTCAGAGGATGGCCTCACCTACAAAAATGCACTCGATATTTCCATCGCCATGGAAACTGCTTCGAGGGATGCCATAGAACTCCAGAAAGAGAAACAACAGTCggttaataaaataaataaattcaaacaGAATAACAACAGGAAACACATGAATAAGAAAAAAGGTTCAACTGAACATAAAGGAACCTCAGGCTCCTGTTTCCGATGTGGGGGAACAAACCACACCGCTGCTGATTGTTATTTTAAGGAGTCGCTATGCCACGGTTGTAAGAAAAAGGGACACATAAAGAAGGCATGtatggaaaaacaattcaaGAAGGGTAAAGTTTACTCGCTCAAttatgaggatgatgatgaggaAACATTGTTGGGAAGTTTTACAGTGAAAAACCTCAACTCTGATGTTATATGGGTCAACCCGGAAGTAAATGGTAAACTCATCAGTATGGAGCTGGATATTGGATCTCCAGTAACTATTGTACCTGCCTCGGTGTatagaaaacattttaaagatcATGAACTAGAGACAACAACACTGAAACTTATCACGTATGCAGGGGAGGCAATCAATCCACTGGGTCTTTTACAGGCTAGAGTCAAATTAAATGGACAGACAGCAGTACTTCCGATACATGTCGTAAGTGACAAATGTAAGGGACCACCAATACTTGGAAGAAATTGGCTGAGTGCTTAAACCCTGGATTGGACAGAAATCAAGAAGGCGAAGAATGAGAACCTTCATTATCATACAGATGTAAAGGATCAGAACTTGCTGAAACAGAAGTACGCGAGTGTATTTAAAGAGGAACTGGGCACACTTAAGGACATTACAGCCCAAATTAAAGTCAAACCTGGGTCAGATTCAAAATTCTGTAAGGCTAGAACAGTGCCTTATGCTATAAAACCTAAGGTGGAAGCAGAGCTGTTGGGGCTTGTCAGCACAGGGATACTCAAGAAAGTAGAAACGAGTGAATGGGCTACCCCCATTGTGCCGATTCCCAAGAAAGATGGTTCGGTAAGGATCTGTGGGGATTTCAAAGTAACAATTAACCCTGTCCTAGATGTGGATCAATATCCACTACCCAAAATTGAAGATATTTTCGCGTCCTTGGCGAGAGGTAAACAATTTACAAAGCTAGACCTAAAACAGGCCTATCTCCAAATGGAAGTGAAAGAGGAAGATAGGAAATTTCTTACTATCAACACTCATTTGGGATTGTTCCAATATCAACGCTTGGTTTTCGGAATAGCGTCAGCCCCGGCTATTTGGCAGCGTGCCATGGACCAGGTGTTACAAGGGATATCAGGAGTACAGTGTATCCTGGACGACATGATTGTCACAGGCGGAACACGAGATGAACACATGCAAACCCTAGAAACAGTACTCCAACGGTTAGACACATTTGGGTTAAGACTGAACAATGAAAAATGTGCATATATGCTGGATACGATCGAATTTTGCGGACATGTAATCGATAAAGATGGTATACACAAAACTGGAGAAAAGGTGGATGCTGTGGTAAATGCACCTAATCCTACAAATGTGAGTGAACTCAGAGCTTTACTAGGATTAGTGAACTATTATGCAAGATTTCTACCTAATTTGGCTACTGTGCTGAGACCCCTACATCAACTGCTGGAAGAAGATGTTGAATGGAAATGGACGGATGCGTGTGAAAAGGCTTTGAGAACGGTAAAAcaaatgatgacatcacaacAAGTGCTGATGCACTATGATCCGAAACTACCAGTTGTATTGTCATGTGACGCCTCACCTTTTGGACTTGGCGCTGTTTTGTCACATCGCCTGGAGAGTGGTGATGAAAAGCCCATTGCATACGCTTCACGGAGTCTGTCAACAGCTGAAAAGAACTATTCTCAAATAGATAAAGAAGCTTTGGGAATTGTGTGGGGAGTTAAAAAGTTCTATCTGTATGGCCGGAAATTTACCTTGATAACAGATCATCAGCCACTGGTTTCGATATTTCACCCTCAGAAAGGTATTCCAGCCACGACAGCAGCACGACTTCAGAGATATGCATTATACCTATCAGGGTTCCAGTATACTATCGAATTTAAGGGAACGAAGCGCCATGGAAACGCCGATGGTTTGTCTCGCCTACCCCTACAACAAGGTGGAGAGTTTCAAGAATCGGACGTCGACGTAGCACATGtatttatgatgtcacaattcGAGAATTTGCCGGTATCAGTTCAGGAGGTTCGGCAAGCCACCAGGAGAGACCCCACACTATCACAAATATTAAACATGGTTATGAATGGCTGGAATAGAGACGTCAAGGCTGTGCCAGACCTGGCTGCTTATTTCAGTAGAAAGTCTGAATTAACTGTACACGAAGGCTGTGTAATGTGGGGAATACGCGTGGTAATTCCTGAAAAACTGAAACCTAAGGTCATGGATCAAATTCATGAAGGTCATCTTGGTGCGGGCAAGATGAAATCACTCGCGCGAAGTTATGTATGGTGGCCAGGGATTGACACCGACTTAGAAAATCAGGCTAATAAATGTCATGGATGTGTATTGCACAAGAATAAC encodes:
- the LOC117344168 gene encoding uncharacterized protein K02A2.6-like, producing MGPKPYAVLHDLTAPDLPGGKTYAQLVEILGGHFDPQPLQIAERFRFHKRDQKEGEPIREFNAAIRKLSEHCGFGAVLEETLRDRLVCGLRNEQIQRKLLSEDGLTYKNALDISIAMETASRDAIELQKEKQQSVNKINKFKQNNNRKHMNKKKGSTEHKGTSGSCFRCGGTNHTAADCYFKESLCHGCKKKGHIKKACMEKQFKKGKVYSLNYEDDDEETLLGSFTVKNLNSDVIWVNPEVNGKLISMELDIGSPVTIVPASVYRKHFKDHELETTTLKLITYAGEAINPLGLLQARVKLNGQTAVLPIHVVSDKYVKDQNLLKQKYASVFKEELGTLKDITAQIKVKPGSDSKFCKARTVPYAIKPKVEAELLGLVSTGILKKVETSEWATPIVPIPKKDGSVRICGDFKVTINPVLDVDQYPLPKIEDIFASLARGKQFTKLDLKQAYLQMEVKEEDRKFLTINTHLGLFQYQRLVFGIASAPAIWQRAMDQVLQGISGVQCILDDMIVTGGTRDEHMQTLETVLQRLDTFGLRLNNEKCAYMLDTIEFCGHVIDKDGIHKTGEKVDAVVNAPNPTNVSELRALLGLVNYYARFLPNLATVLRPLHQLLEEDVEWKWTDACEKALRTVKQMMTSQQVLMHYDPKLPVVLSCDASPFGLGAVLSHRLESGDEKPIAYASRSLSTAEKNYSQIDKEALGIVWGVKKFYLYGRKFTLITDHQPLVSIFHPQKGIPATTAARLQRYALYLSGFQYTIEFKGTKRHGNADGLSRLPLQQGGEFQESDVDVAHVFMMSQFENLPVSVQEVRQATRRDPTLSQILNMVMNGWNRDVKAVPDLAAYFSRKSELTVHEGCVMWGIRVVIPEKLKPKVMDQIHEGHLGAGKMKSLARSYVWWPGIDTDLENQANKCHGCVLHKNNPNAAPVHVHPWEWPQRPWQRVHADFAGPFEGSMFLLMVDAHSKWPEVIPMTTTTASKTIDVMREIFARHGLPERLVTDNGPQFVSEEFQQFMRFNAIRHTTSAPYHPRTNGLTERLVQTFKQAMKASRKDGGTLNKKLSNFLLAYRSTPHTTTNETPAHLFLGR